A region from the Lycium barbarum isolate Lr01 chromosome 8, ASM1917538v2, whole genome shotgun sequence genome encodes:
- the LOC132607997 gene encoding uncharacterized protein LOC132607997, which yields MAIETETPSATGTPSVNIAPAVTPTTRAAVPPAEKPAKFTGANFKGWQQRMFFWLTTLGMQKFTSEDPPVPAADMPDNQKFMVTEAWKQADFLCKGYILSALEDDLYNVYSAIEEDNKTADKRYRKSSPIEGASVVEDAAPKKNNKRKRRSGKEKYPNKKKLKGNCYNCGKAGHKAPDCRAPKKDKEKNKGQANMVEDVDDLCAMLSECNLVGYPKEWWLDSGATRHVCAVKEAFTTYTPAGPDEELYMGNTEEPSSSRTTREKWV from the exons ATGGCAATTGAGACTGAAACTCCCTCTGCGACTGGAACTCCTTCTGTGAACATTGCACCAGCGGTCACGCCTACAACCCGTGCCGCTGTGCCACCGGCTGAGAAACCTGCGAAGTTCACCGGTGCCAACTTTAAAGGATGGCAGCAGAGAATGTTCTTTTGGCTTACCACCCTTGGTATGCAAAAGTTCACCAGTGAGGACCCTCCCGTGCCTGCCGCCGACATGCCTGACAATCAGAAGTTCATGGTTACTGAGGCTTGGAAACAGGCTGATTTTTTGTGCAAAGGCTACATTTTGAGTGCCTTAGAAGATGATTTGTACAACGTCTACAGTGCA atcgaggaagataacaaaacCGCTGATAAGAGGTACCGTAAGAGTTCACCAATTGAAGGGGCAAGTGTCGTTGAAGATGCTGCTCCGAAAAAGAACAATAAAAGGAAGAGGCGTTCTGGAAAGGAGAAGTATCCTAACAAGAAAAAGTTGAAGGGCAATTGTTACAATTGTGGTAAAGCAGGCCATAAAGCTCCCGACTGTCGTGCCCCCAAGAAGGACAAAGAGAAAAACAAGGGTCAGGCAAACATGGTGGAAGATGTTGATGACCTATGTGCAATGCTGTCCGAGTGCAACCTGGTTGGCTacccaaaggagtggtggcttgattctggcgCCACTCGACATGTGTGTGCCGTTAAGGAAGCATTTACAACTTACACTCCCGCTGGACCTGACGAGGAGCTATacatgggaaatact GAAGAACCTAGTTCCAGCCGCACTACTCGTGAAAAATGGGTTTAA